A genomic segment from uncultured Vibrio sp. encodes:
- a CDS encoding NAD-dependent succinate-semialdehyde dehydrogenase: MAALHPFHSNEIKHGDEVKASHDMMAIMEDVRLVRGLAYVNGKWTSGDNFHPVSNPADDTVIGYITRLSQQQLYKAIDDADRAFRQWRQMQAEERAEILMRWHDLILQSKQDLARLMVMEQGKTLSDALGEIDYGASFIRWFAEEARRSYGETIPSHIPNAQLSTIREPIGVAALITPWNFPNAMVTRKAAAALAIGCPVIIKPASETPFSSLALAELADRAGFPAGVFNVVTGDASMVSQTLCRSDKVKALSFTGSTRVGKLLLRDAAQTVKKCSMELGGNAPFIVLPDMEVEAAAKAAVDAKFQTAGQDCLAANRIFIPQDKYEPFLEAFAKHMSKIVLGNGLDDQATMGPLINRAAVDKAHDLVHDALDKGARLVAGYHDMVPGNNFFAPTLLADVTPEMAVYREENFCPVAGVLPYQDLDRVIEMSNDTEYGLAAYVYGHDIHLIWRCMRGLEFGMVSVNSVKMTGHPIPFGGVKQSGLGREGSLHGFEEYSEIKYCCLGALPTVSGS; encoded by the coding sequence ATGGCAGCACTTCACCCGTTTCATAGCAACGAAATCAAACATGGCGACGAAGTTAAAGCTTCACACGACATGATGGCAATCATGGAAGACGTACGCTTAGTCAGAGGGTTGGCGTACGTTAATGGCAAATGGACCAGCGGTGATAATTTCCACCCAGTGAGTAATCCTGCCGATGATACGGTTATCGGTTATATCACCCGACTTTCCCAGCAGCAACTATATAAAGCTATTGATGATGCCGATCGTGCCTTTCGTCAATGGCGCCAAATGCAGGCAGAAGAGCGCGCAGAAATATTAATGCGCTGGCATGATCTGATTCTGCAATCCAAACAGGACCTCGCCCGCTTAATGGTAATGGAACAAGGCAAAACCTTGAGCGACGCATTAGGTGAAATAGATTACGGCGCATCGTTTATTCGTTGGTTTGCAGAAGAAGCACGCCGTAGCTACGGTGAAACCATCCCAAGCCATATACCCAATGCCCAACTTTCCACAATACGCGAACCTATTGGGGTTGCAGCCCTGATTACGCCATGGAATTTCCCCAATGCCATGGTAACGAGAAAAGCTGCCGCCGCGTTGGCCATTGGCTGCCCAGTGATCATTAAGCCCGCCAGTGAGACCCCCTTCTCCTCCTTGGCATTGGCGGAGTTGGCCGATCGAGCAGGATTTCCGGCAGGCGTGTTTAACGTGGTCACTGGTGATGCATCCATGGTTTCTCAGACGCTTTGTCGCTCCGACAAGGTAAAAGCGCTCTCTTTCACTGGCTCCACTCGCGTTGGCAAACTGCTGCTCCGCGACGCGGCCCAAACCGTGAAGAAATGCAGCATGGAGCTGGGTGGCAACGCACCCTTTATCGTTCTGCCAGATATGGAAGTTGAAGCGGCAGCCAAAGCAGCCGTAGACGCAAAATTCCAGACCGCCGGACAAGATTGCTTAGCCGCAAACCGAATTTTTATCCCGCAGGATAAATACGAGCCGTTCTTAGAAGCCTTTGCCAAACACATGAGCAAGATTGTATTGGGTAACGGCTTAGACGACCAAGCCACGATGGGACCGCTGATCAATCGAGCGGCTGTGGACAAAGCCCATGACCTCGTCCATGACGCGCTTGATAAAGGAGCGAGATTAGTCGCGGGGTACCACGACATGGTTCCGGGCAATAACTTCTTCGCGCCGACTCTACTCGCCGATGTGACACCAGAGATGGCAGTCTACCGTGAAGAGAACTTTTGCCCCGTCGCAGGCGTGCTTCCTTATCAAGATTTAGATCGCGTTATAGAAATGAGTAACGACACCGAATATGGCCTCGCTGCCTATGTTTATGGCCATGACATTCACCTGATCTGGCGATGTATGCGTGGGTTGGAGTTTGGCATGGTGAGTGTAAATTCCGTCAAGATGACAGGTCACCCTATCCCATTTGGCGGCGTAAAACAGTCCGGATTAGGGCGGGAGGGAAGCCTTCACGGTTTTGAGGAATACAGCGAGATTAAATATTGCTGCTTAGGTGCATTGCCAACAGTCAGTGGCAGTTGA
- a CDS encoding aspartate aminotransferase family protein has protein sequence MSTKTQQLLEIDRQRVFHASTHLKQYASGELPGRIISSGQGIQITDLEGNELIDGFAGLYCVNIGYGRTEMADAIYQQAKELAYYHTYVGHTNEALIQLSDRIIKMAPDGMSKVYYGMSGSDANETQLKLVWYYNNVRGLPEKKKIISRDRAYHGSSIASGSMTGLPLFHAHFDLPLERIKHTMAPYYYRREDDSMSELEFSQYCADQLESMILAEGPETVAAMIAEPVLGTGGIVPPPEGYWQAIRKVLDKYDVLLIADEVVCGFGRLGSDFGSIHYDMQPDLITLAKGLTSAYQPLSGVIVGERVWNVLESGTDQWGAIGHGYTYSGHPMGAAAANCNLDIIEREGLVQNAADVGAYLQQRMSETFKDHPLVGDSRGIGLLHALEFSPDKLRRAHFDPNLKVGPQVSAACLEVGLIARAMPHGDILGFAPALITSRNDVDTIVAKAHRAVNKVMDNLVTSKQWNAK, from the coding sequence ATGAGCACGAAAACCCAACAACTTCTAGAGATCGACCGTCAACGCGTATTTCATGCCTCAACGCATTTAAAGCAGTATGCGTCTGGTGAGCTTCCGGGAAGAATCATTTCCAGCGGACAAGGCATTCAAATCACGGATTTAGAAGGAAATGAACTTATCGACGGCTTTGCTGGTTTGTACTGTGTGAATATCGGTTATGGCAGAACCGAGATGGCCGATGCGATTTACCAACAGGCGAAAGAGCTTGCTTATTACCACACCTATGTCGGTCATACCAATGAGGCCTTAATTCAACTCTCAGACCGTATCATCAAAATGGCTCCGGACGGCATGAGTAAAGTCTACTACGGCATGTCAGGTAGTGATGCCAACGAAACCCAGCTCAAATTAGTCTGGTACTACAACAATGTCCGTGGTTTGCCAGAGAAGAAAAAAATCATCTCCCGGGATCGTGCTTACCATGGTTCAAGCATCGCTTCGGGCTCCATGACCGGGTTACCACTGTTCCATGCACACTTTGATCTTCCACTTGAGCGTATAAAACACACCATGGCGCCTTATTATTACCGCCGCGAAGATGACAGCATGTCGGAACTGGAATTTTCCCAATACTGTGCGGATCAGCTTGAGTCGATGATTCTTGCCGAAGGGCCAGAAACTGTCGCAGCGATGATAGCAGAACCCGTACTCGGAACAGGTGGTATTGTGCCGCCACCAGAAGGTTACTGGCAGGCGATTCGTAAAGTGCTCGATAAATATGATGTTTTATTGATCGCTGATGAAGTGGTGTGTGGTTTTGGTCGTTTAGGTTCAGACTTTGGCTCGATCCACTATGATATGCAGCCAGACCTTATCACGCTCGCAAAAGGGCTAACCTCTGCATACCAGCCGCTTTCGGGCGTGATTGTCGGCGAACGAGTATGGAATGTACTGGAAAGCGGCACGGACCAGTGGGGGGCAATCGGCCACGGATATACATATTCTGGCCATCCGATGGGGGCAGCTGCAGCCAACTGTAACTTAGATATCATTGAACGAGAAGGCTTAGTGCAAAACGCAGCGGATGTGGGCGCTTACTTGCAGCAACGTATGAGTGAAACGTTCAAAGATCATCCGCTCGTCGGGGATTCTCGCGGTATTGGTTTATTGCATGCACTGGAGTTTTCACCAGACAAACTGCGTCGCGCGCACTTTGATCCCAATTTAAAAGTGGGTCCGCAAGTCTCTGCCGCCTGTCTGGAGGTTGGTCTGATTGCACGAGCCATGCCTCATGGTGACATTCTGGGCTTTGCGCCAGCGCTTATCACCAGCCGCAACGATGTCGACACTATCGTGGCTAAAGCTCACCGAGCGGTTAACAAAGTGATGGACAACCTCGTCACCTCTAAGCAGTGGAACGCCAAATAG
- a CDS encoding DUF2058 domain-containing protein, translating to MAKLTLQEQMLKAGLVNEKKLKKAKKGSKKSRVQAREVKAAVEESKRQQLERDKELNKQQNAERLSKEIRAQIDQLLEMNKIDLKDSDIKYNFTDGTLVKSLYVDSLVREQLIKGILAIAVVGESYVVIPRGVANKIAQRDESVIIDQKEPEADIPAEDDPYAEFVVPDDLMW from the coding sequence ATGGCAAAACTAACCCTTCAAGAACAAATGCTAAAAGCTGGCTTGGTTAACGAGAAAAAACTAAAGAAAGCGAAAAAAGGCTCTAAAAAATCCCGCGTTCAGGCACGCGAAGTCAAAGCGGCTGTTGAAGAAAGCAAACGCCAGCAGTTAGAACGAGATAAAGAGTTAAACAAGCAACAGAATGCTGAGCGCTTAAGTAAAGAGATCAGGGCACAAATCGATCAATTGCTCGAGATGAACAAGATTGATTTGAAAGATAGCGACATCAAATACAACTTCACCGACGGTACTTTGGTGAAATCACTGTACGTTGATTCTTTAGTCCGTGAACAGTTGATCAAAGGTATTTTAGCGATCGCGGTTGTAGGCGAGAGCTATGTAGTGATCCCTCGTGGCGTAGCAAACAAAATCGCGCAACGCGACGAGTCCGTGATTATCGATCAAAAAGAACCTGAAGCCGACATTCCAGCAGAAGATGACCCATATGCAGAGTTCGTCGTTCCAGATGATCTGATGTGGTAA
- a CDS encoding ABC transporter ATP-binding protein, translating to MFNWFEKLTQPFPLHETEKPPKTLFGFCRFYTRGFEVPLIVMAVFSALIAITEVALLRYMGELVDILSNQERATFWQDQGDQMMMMIFLVVVVMPALGFVHSMVMHQTLLGNYPMSIRWLIHRYLLKQAVGFFQRDFAGRVATKVMQSALAVRETVMKLLDVLVYISVYFVSMIWMMGEADGLLMLPIVIWLALYVLIQLYFIPKMKRVATDQADARSVMTGRIVDSYTNISTVKLFAHSQRELEYAESSMKQFLVTVYRQMRMVTCLLLSVDAINYLLLLSIGVISVYLWLDAAVTIGAIAIGISIALRVQGMSKWIMWEVSTLFENIGTVVDGISTISNDVEVKDVPNAKPLQIRQGEICFDHVGFNYSEEKAVFDNLNLTIKPGEKVGIVGRSGAGKSTLVNLLLRFYDVNSGKICIDGQDISQVEQESLRQHIGMITQDTSLLHRSIKENILYGDPNASMESVIAAAEKAHAHEFIQTLKDEQGNVGYNVEVGERGVKLSGGQRQRVAIARVLLKNAPILIMDEATSALDSEVESAIQENLEILMEGKTVIAIAHRLSTIAAMDRLIVMDNGQVIEQGSHQELLQLNGVYAQLWKHQTGGFLTE from the coding sequence ATGTTTAATTGGTTTGAAAAACTAACCCAACCGTTCCCATTACATGAGACTGAAAAGCCACCCAAGACCTTGTTTGGCTTTTGTCGTTTTTACACTCGTGGTTTTGAAGTGCCGCTTATTGTCATGGCGGTGTTTAGCGCGCTGATTGCGATCACCGAAGTCGCACTGTTGCGCTATATGGGGGAGCTGGTCGACATACTATCCAACCAAGAGCGCGCCACGTTCTGGCAAGATCAGGGCGATCAAATGATGATGATGATCTTCCTGGTTGTTGTCGTCATGCCGGCATTAGGCTTTGTACATTCGATGGTGATGCACCAAACACTGCTGGGTAACTATCCAATGTCGATTCGCTGGCTGATTCACCGCTACTTACTCAAGCAAGCGGTTGGTTTTTTCCAGAGAGATTTCGCTGGCCGTGTTGCAACAAAAGTGATGCAAAGTGCGTTGGCAGTGAGAGAAACTGTGATGAAGCTGCTGGATGTATTGGTCTACATTAGTGTTTATTTTGTTTCGATGATTTGGATGATGGGTGAGGCAGACGGTTTGCTAATGCTACCTATCGTTATCTGGCTGGCATTGTATGTACTGATCCAGCTCTATTTTATACCGAAGATGAAGCGAGTAGCGACCGATCAGGCGGATGCTCGTTCTGTGATGACAGGCCGCATTGTTGACTCTTACACCAACATCTCGACGGTTAAGCTGTTTGCGCATTCGCAGCGTGAGCTAGAGTATGCAGAAAGCAGCATGAAGCAGTTTTTGGTGACGGTATACCGTCAGATGCGCATGGTAACTTGCTTACTGTTGAGTGTGGATGCAATCAACTACTTGCTGCTGCTGTCTATTGGTGTGATTTCCGTTTACCTATGGTTGGACGCGGCAGTAACGATTGGTGCGATCGCAATCGGGATCAGTATTGCACTGCGTGTACAAGGCATGTCGAAATGGATTATGTGGGAAGTCAGTACACTGTTTGAAAATATTGGTACCGTTGTAGATGGTATCAGCACGATTTCGAACGACGTTGAAGTGAAAGACGTACCGAATGCGAAACCGTTGCAAATTCGACAAGGTGAAATCTGCTTCGATCACGTTGGTTTCAACTACAGCGAAGAAAAAGCCGTATTTGACAACCTAAACTTGACGATCAAACCGGGCGAGAAAGTCGGTATTGTGGGTCGTTCAGGTGCGGGCAAGTCAACGCTGGTTAACTTGTTATTGCGTTTCTACGATGTGAACTCAGGTAAGATCTGCATCGACGGACAGGATATTTCACAAGTAGAGCAAGAGTCTTTGCGTCAGCATATCGGGATGATTACGCAGGATACTTCTTTGTTGCACCGCTCGATCAAAGAAAACATTCTGTATGGTGATCCAAACGCCTCTATGGAGTCAGTGATTGCCGCCGCTGAGAAAGCGCATGCCCACGAATTTATCCAGACTCTGAAAGATGAGCAAGGTAATGTCGGCTATAACGTAGAAGTGGGTGAGCGTGGCGTAAAATTGTCCGGTGGTCAGCGTCAACGTGTTGCTATCGCTCGTGTATTACTTAAAAACGCGCCTATCCTGATCATGGATGAAGCGACATCGGCACTTGACTCTGAAGTGGAATCTGCGATTCAAGAAAACCTAGAGATCTTGATGGAAGGAAAGACCGTGATTGCTATTGCTCATCGTTTATCGACCATCGCTGCAATGGATCGTCTGATTGTGATGGATAATGGTCAAGTTATCGAACAAGGCTCGCATCAGGAGCTTCTACAACTTAACGGAGTTTATGCTCAGTTGTGGAAACACCAGACAGGTGGGTTCCTGACAGAGTAG
- a CDS encoding mechanosensitive ion channel family protein has protein sequence MEKVQLVVSFLLAHKMLFTSLILIVVWLTRRFILSMIRGDHAFLSEKQRSWMSRTKNGTFIVTLLILFILWQSEISEFALSVTAIAVAIVVASKEIILCFTGSIQRASSRSFRVGDWIEVGKLCGEVIEHNMMATVIQEIDLHHGQYHYTGKTATLPNSMFFTYPVKNLNFMKRYVYHNFSVVVRDFVNLYPLLPPLTEKIEAHCSYFSDVAHRYNTMIEKHAGVDLPGAEPHIHISSNATGEQNVHVMIFCPTDKANHLEHLIRQDFMDLYEQRFPVDIK, from the coding sequence ATGGAAAAAGTGCAGTTGGTCGTCAGTTTTCTACTGGCCCATAAAATGCTATTTACCTCGTTAATTCTAATTGTCGTGTGGTTAACGCGTCGGTTTATTCTTTCTATGATTCGTGGTGATCATGCGTTTCTATCTGAAAAACAACGTAGTTGGATGTCGAGAACGAAAAATGGCACGTTTATTGTCACCCTTCTTATTCTATTTATTCTTTGGCAGTCTGAAATCAGTGAGTTTGCATTAAGTGTGACTGCAATAGCGGTCGCGATCGTGGTGGCCTCAAAAGAAATTATTCTTTGTTTTACCGGTTCTATTCAGCGTGCCAGTTCACGCTCTTTTCGAGTCGGAGACTGGATCGAAGTGGGGAAATTATGTGGTGAGGTGATCGAACACAACATGATGGCTACCGTGATTCAAGAGATCGACCTTCATCATGGCCAATATCATTACACAGGGAAAACCGCCACCCTACCAAACAGCATGTTTTTTACTTATCCTGTGAAGAACCTTAATTTTATGAAGCGGTATGTTTATCATAATTTCTCGGTCGTGGTGAGGGACTTTGTCAATTTGTACCCGTTGTTGCCGCCATTAACTGAGAAAATTGAGGCGCATTGTAGCTACTTCAGCGACGTTGCACATCGTTATAACACGATGATTGAAAAGCATGCAGGTGTCGACCTGCCAGGAGCAGAGCCACATATTCATATTTCCAGTAACGCAACGGGTGAGCAGAATGTGCATGTGATGATCTTTTGCCCAACGGACAAAGCGAATCACTTGGAACATCTGATTCGTCAAGATTTTATGGACCTTTATGAACAACGGTTTCCAGTCGACATCAAATAG
- a CDS encoding HlyD family type I secretion periplasmic adaptor subunit: MSNQLPTVNKSSTDSVYRFSPEIQLSFKKPIFLAVVATCLFIGGVGFWAATAKLESAAIAYGDFSVLSKRQAIQHLEGGIIEKLFVQEGDLVQKGQPLIQLSKHQAMARLDSLSGQFIHTLAKENRLSAELDELPSIVWSDDLNNLPRVEIVREAQLVQSKIFEARQRYFQSQLGIIEQSISGANLELQNLQQTKVIERERLNFIDEEITSNQALVQKGYSGKSTLLQLKRLAAEVRSTLSQLDRQSLTVNKRLEENQAQVEELKLQRLNEVVEELRDTQKEIVSIREEYRSAQDVVTRTSIKAPISGRVVNMQVFTERGVIGSGETLLELVPQNDQLLVEARVNPQDIDLVNPGQQARIRVTALNARNLAPLDGTVLTISADKLTQQDQEDFYLARIAVSQDDVARYHLTSGMNAEVLILSEPRTPLSYLVRPITDSMNRAFRED; this comes from the coding sequence ATGAGCAATCAACTGCCAACAGTCAATAAATCATCCACTGACAGTGTTTATCGCTTTTCTCCTGAAATCCAACTGAGTTTCAAAAAGCCTATTTTTCTGGCAGTTGTCGCCACTTGCCTTTTTATCGGTGGTGTTGGTTTTTGGGCAGCAACAGCAAAGCTAGAGAGTGCTGCAATCGCCTATGGGGATTTTTCGGTCCTGAGTAAACGACAAGCCATTCAGCATTTAGAGGGCGGGATCATCGAAAAGCTGTTTGTTCAAGAAGGCGATTTGGTCCAAAAAGGTCAGCCTCTGATTCAATTGTCCAAACATCAGGCCATGGCGAGATTAGACTCTTTGAGCGGACAGTTTATTCATACGCTCGCCAAAGAGAACCGTCTGAGCGCAGAGTTGGATGAATTACCGTCCATTGTATGGTCGGACGATCTTAATAATCTGCCTCGAGTTGAAATCGTTCGAGAAGCACAACTAGTACAAAGTAAGATCTTTGAAGCCAGGCAGCGTTACTTTCAAAGTCAGCTAGGGATTATTGAACAAAGTATTTCCGGTGCAAATTTAGAGTTGCAAAACCTTCAGCAAACTAAAGTGATTGAAAGAGAAAGACTCAACTTTATAGACGAAGAGATCACGAGTAATCAAGCCTTGGTACAGAAAGGATACTCGGGCAAGTCAACCTTACTTCAGCTTAAACGACTTGCGGCCGAAGTGAGAAGTACGCTTAGTCAACTGGATCGACAATCTCTTACGGTGAATAAAAGGCTAGAAGAAAACCAAGCTCAGGTCGAAGAGTTAAAACTGCAAAGGCTGAATGAAGTTGTTGAGGAGTTGAGAGACACCCAAAAAGAAATTGTTAGCATTCGAGAAGAGTATCGCTCTGCACAGGATGTGGTCACCAGAACATCTATCAAGGCGCCAATCTCCGGTCGGGTCGTCAACATGCAGGTATTTACGGAAAGAGGTGTGATCGGTTCAGGAGAAACGCTGTTAGAACTGGTACCTCAAAATGACCAATTGCTGGTTGAAGCGAGAGTGAATCCTCAGGACATTGATTTAGTTAACCCTGGTCAGCAAGCTCGTATCAGAGTCACTGCATTAAACGCGAGAAATTTAGCACCGTTGGACGGCACCGTTCTTACCATTTCTGCCGATAAGCTCACACAGCAAGATCAAGAAGATTTCTATCTGGCCAGAATTGCCGTTTCTCAAGATGATGTAGCTAGATATCACTTAACTTCGGGGATGAACGCTGAAGTGCTTATCCTATCTGAACCGCGCACACCACTAAGTTACCTAGTTAGACCAATCACAGATAGTATGAATCGAGCTTTTCGAGAAGATTAA
- a CDS encoding type I secretion system permease/ATPase: MQKTVFKQVRKKLFALMGLLIGFSLFINLLVLSIPLYMLQVYNRVLSSYSIDTLALLSVIVVAALFTMSIIDIARAQVSKSFGYWMDTKLSVFMLKRSIQYQSHTGTSFTSQVLRDIQNIKGFLSSQAPYPLLDAPWTPLFILFVYLLHPLLGHIALVGSIVLLGLGILNEALARKTIQESEVKALSQINDAELATQNSNSILAMGMMNAFLEKWQSRMTQVNSLEENVAGKTIYISNLSKFVRSTLQVSLLGGGAWLVIQHEITAGAMIASSILMSRALAPMEQAIGTWRGAMSARNSYQRLKDIDAVIKLDESDMPLPRPQGNYELIGLTYRHFGATEPVLSAVSLSIPAGISVGLIGPSGTGKSTLARLMLGNIKPSAGKVTLDGMEISTWAAEDRGAHFGYLAQEVELFPGTIRENIARFKDEDPSKVIRAAQLAGCHELILKKNKGYDFVIGERGRGLSGGERQRVALARAIYGEPSIVVFDEANANLDGEGEAAFQRLIAHLKQQGTSIIVIAHNASTLRQMDRLLYLADGRVKLYGARDEVLKRIMGKDKTDIPRVTNEQSTANSQ; the protein is encoded by the coding sequence GTGCAAAAAACAGTTTTCAAACAAGTGCGGAAAAAACTATTTGCGCTTATGGGGCTGCTAATTGGTTTTAGTCTCTTCATCAACTTACTTGTTCTTTCTATACCTTTGTACATGTTGCAAGTGTACAACCGTGTCCTCTCATCATATTCAATAGACACACTCGCTTTACTTAGTGTCATTGTCGTGGCGGCGCTTTTTACGATGTCTATTATTGATATCGCCCGTGCTCAGGTGAGTAAATCGTTTGGATACTGGATGGATACGAAACTTTCCGTGTTTATGCTTAAGCGCAGTATCCAATATCAGTCTCATACCGGCACAAGTTTTACTTCTCAAGTACTTAGAGATATTCAAAACATTAAAGGCTTTTTAAGCAGTCAGGCTCCTTATCCTCTTTTGGATGCGCCTTGGACGCCACTTTTCATCCTGTTCGTCTATTTGTTACACCCTTTGTTGGGTCATATTGCTCTGGTAGGGTCGATTGTGCTGTTGGGGCTAGGGATTCTTAATGAGGCTTTAGCCAGAAAAACAATACAAGAGAGCGAGGTTAAAGCGCTCTCTCAAATCAATGATGCAGAACTGGCGACACAAAACTCTAATTCTATTCTTGCGATGGGCATGATGAATGCGTTTTTAGAAAAGTGGCAATCACGTATGACTCAGGTTAATTCGTTAGAAGAAAACGTTGCAGGAAAAACCATTTATATCAGTAATTTGTCCAAATTTGTGCGTAGCACATTACAGGTTTCGCTACTTGGTGGTGGGGCATGGCTGGTGATTCAACATGAAATTACCGCTGGCGCCATGATCGCCAGCTCTATTCTGATGAGCAGAGCATTAGCACCGATGGAACAAGCGATTGGCACGTGGCGAGGTGCGATGTCTGCCAGAAACTCCTATCAACGTTTAAAGGATATTGATGCCGTCATAAAGTTAGATGAGTCTGATATGCCATTGCCTAGACCGCAAGGTAACTACGAACTCATCGGGTTAACATACCGGCACTTTGGCGCAACTGAACCCGTACTTTCGGCGGTTTCGTTGTCAATTCCCGCGGGCATTTCGGTTGGTTTGATTGGTCCTTCCGGAACGGGTAAGTCGACATTAGCGCGGCTGATGCTCGGAAACATCAAACCTTCAGCAGGTAAAGTTACGCTCGATGGGATGGAGATCTCTACTTGGGCGGCGGAAGATCGTGGTGCTCATTTCGGTTATCTTGCTCAAGAAGTTGAGTTATTTCCTGGAACCATCAGAGAAAATATCGCGCGTTTTAAAGATGAAGACCCATCCAAAGTTATTCGTGCTGCGCAACTCGCCGGATGTCATGAGTTGATCCTCAAAAAGAACAAAGGCTATGACTTTGTTATCGGAGAACGTGGACGTGGTTTATCTGGAGGAGAACGTCAGAGAGTTGCACTCGCTCGGGCCATATATGGTGAGCCTTCTATTGTCGTATTTGATGAAGCGAATGCGAACCTTGATGGAGAAGGCGAGGCCGCATTTCAGCGCCTGATAGCACATTTAAAACAGCAAGGAACGAGCATTATAGTGATCGCTCACAATGCGAGTACGCTAAGGCAGATGGATCGCTTACTCTATTTGGCGGATGGGAGAGTCAAGTTATACGGCGCTCGTGATGAAGTACTGAAACGCATAATGGGTAAAGACAAAACGGATATACCAAGGGTGACAAATGAGCAATCAACTGCCAACAGTCAATAA
- a CDS encoding calcium-binding protein gives MTDYYGTPEADVISDFEGGDDLFVGFEGDDVFVGGGGDDLLIGGAGNDHLVGGAGNDVIRGGTGDDYLAGGHGDDILYGLQGDNTLNGSTGNDVLVAGSGNNFMVGGEGDDVFVFTDNYDGHGEAKVADFTIGEDLIRINSCSVNDFSDLCFSYDNAGNAIFTDGADLTVKLVGITETDITTHGADLFVF, from the coding sequence ATGACTGACTATTACGGTACACCTGAAGCGGATGTAATCTCTGATTTCGAAGGTGGAGATGATCTGTTTGTTGGGTTTGAAGGCGATGATGTTTTTGTTGGTGGCGGCGGCGATGACCTATTGATCGGCGGGGCTGGTAATGACCATTTGGTTGGTGGCGCAGGTAACGATGTTATCAGAGGTGGTACAGGTGATGACTACCTGGCTGGTGGCCATGGGGATGATATCCTTTATGGGTTGCAGGGCGATAACACGCTAAATGGTAGCACCGGCAACGACGTACTGGTTGCTGGCTCTGGTAACAACTTTATGGTTGGTGGGGAAGGCGATGACGTATTTGTATTCACCGATAATTATGATGGACACGGTGAGGCAAAAGTTGCTGACTTTACTATCGGTGAAGATCTGATTCGTATTAATAGCTGTTCAGTGAATGATTTCTCTGACTTGTGCTTTAGTTACGATAATGCGGGTAATGCAATCTTTACCGATGGTGCTGACTTAACTGTTAAGCTCGTTGGTATTACTGAGACAGACATCACCACTCATGGTGCAGATTTATTTGTTTTCTAA
- a CDS encoding LuxR C-terminal-related transcriptional regulator: MEQKMEKPEVLMITKQSLQSENFKQMLSINTETKITILDCRKPSYHECTPTRYFLLVDFSVDMNSETLAYLKNSSKVLGTIMINRGHELNIEELASWPAVKGIFGPRDSIDMVCQGLIAIMKGDNWLPRRLLEQMVSYYKEKEMSPIVEPTVEVELTRREIQVLKMLKDGGSNMEIADSLFISEHTIKSHLYNIFRKLDVKNRTQATNWAKRNL; this comes from the coding sequence ATGGAACAGAAAATGGAAAAGCCTGAGGTCCTAATGATCACGAAGCAGAGCTTACAGAGTGAAAACTTTAAGCAAATGCTTTCTATAAATACTGAAACAAAAATAACGATCTTAGATTGTAGAAAACCGAGTTATCATGAATGCACTCCAACTCGTTACTTTTTACTAGTCGACTTTTCGGTTGATATGAATTCTGAAACTTTAGCTTACTTAAAGAATAGTAGTAAAGTACTAGGTACGATCATGATCAACCGGGGACATGAACTCAACATCGAAGAACTAGCATCTTGGCCTGCAGTAAAAGGTATATTTGGCCCGCGGGATTCTATTGATATGGTGTGCCAAGGACTTATCGCCATCATGAAAGGGGATAACTGGTTGCCTCGTAGGCTTTTAGAGCAGATGGTAAGTTACTATAAAGAAAAAGAAATGTCGCCCATTGTCGAACCTACAGTAGAGGTTGAGCTCACTCGACGCGAGATACAAGTTTTGAAAATGTTAAAAGATGGTGGATCAAACATGGAGATTGCTGATTCACTATTTATCAGCGAACATACTATTAAGTCTCATTTATATAATATTTTTAGAAAGTTGGATGTGAAAAATAGAACTCAAGCCACGAATTGGGCAAAAAGAAATTTATAG